The DNA region GCGGTAACGGATAACCTGAATTTTGGCTCTCCAGAAAAACCGATTGGTTACTGGCAATTGGCAAAAGCTTGTCGTGGTTTGGCAGAAGGTTGTCGAGAATTGGCAACACCCGTCACAGGCGGTAATGTCTCTTTGTACAATGAAACCCTTGATTCTCAAGGCATCCCACAACCCATTTATCCCACCCCAGTAGTGGGTATGGTGGGCTTAATTCCCGATATCACCAAAATTTGTGGTCAAGGTTGGCAAGCAGTCGGTGATGTGATTTATCTTCTCGGATTGCCTCTGTCATCCAAAATCAGTTTGGGAGCATCGGAGTATTTAGCCACAATCCACGGTACTGTTGCCGGGAAACCGCCACAAGTAGATTTTGACTTAGAACGTCGTGTCCAGAAAGTTTGTCGTGAAGGAATTCGTAATGGTTGGGTACGTTCAGCCCACGATTCTGCTGAGGGCGGATTAGCGATCACAATAGCAGAATGTTGCATTTCTGGCAATCTTGGTGCCGAAATCAATTTAGGAATAGCACCAACACAGTTAAACCGTCTAGATGAGGTGTTGTTTGCCGAAGGTGGTGCCCGGATTTTTGTTTCTGTAGCATCAGAACAACAAGAAATTTGGGAATCATATTTACAGGAACATCTGGGTCAAGAGTGGCAAAAACTGGGTATCGTTCGTAATTATGAAACGGGTTTGGGGGTTTTCACTACTGATAACCAAGCCTTAATCAAAGTTAGGATCGAAGATATGAACGATCGCTATTTCCACGCGATCGCTAGGCGTCTTGCCATCCACACCACTAACCCCAGTTAAACAAGTAAGGAGCTAGGAATAAACAGCATAACTCCTAACTCCTCACTCCTAACTTCTAACTCTTTTATTAGCGTCTCTGATCATAATTACGGTACTGTTTTAATAGATGGTTAAAGATTTATTAAGAAAGCTGCAACTATCTATATACATAATCCCAGTGACTTGACCCCCCCACCAGGAGCAAAGCTAGCATGATTTCTATTCATTCTGTCACTTCGGATGAATACCCCGACCGGACCAACAACCCAATTAATAGTCATGAAAATCAGCCTGACAAGCCAGAAGAAGCTTGTGGTGTTTTTGGCATCTACGCACCAGGAGAAAACGTTGCGAAACTGACCTACTTTGGATTGTATGCCCTCCAGCATCGGGGTCAAGAATCAGCCGGTATTGCCACCTTTGAGGGGACACAAGTACATCTCCACAAAGATATGGGCTTGGTATCTCAAGTCTTTAATGAATCCATCTTGGATCATTTGCCTGGTAGCCTTGCTGTTGGTCATACTCGTTATTCAACCACAGGTTCTAGCCGCAAAGTTAATGCTCAACCCGCAGTACTAGAAACTCGCTTAGGTTCAATAGCATTAGCACACAATGGTAATTTAGTCAATACGGTGCAATTGCGTCAAGAGTTGCTTGAGAAAAAATGCAACTTAGTCACGACAACCGACTCAGAAATGATCGCTTTTGCGATCGCAGAAGCCATCAACGCTGGTGCAGATTGGCTAGAAGGTTCAATTCAGGCATTCCATCGTTGCCAAGGAGCCTTTAGTTTAGTTATTGGCACTCCTAACGGCGTTATGGGTGTTCGAGACACCAATGGCATTCGCCCCCTAGTAATTGGAACTTTGGCTGGTAATCCAATCCGTTACGTTTTGGCTTCCGAGACTTGTGGTTTAGACATTATTGGAGCGGAATACCTGCGAGACGTAGAACCAGGTGAATTAGTTTGGATTACTGAAGAAGGTTTGGCTTCCTATCATTGGAGCCAAAAGCCCCAGAGGAAACTGTGTATCTTTGAAATGATTTACTTTGCTCGCCCTGATAGCGTCATGCACAACGAGAGTTTGTACAGCTATCGGATGCGCTTAGGGCATCAACTAGCTAAAGAATCCTTTGTAGATGCCGATATTGTCTTTGGTGTTCCTGATTCAGGTATCCCTGCGGCGATCGGATTTTCCCAAGCTTCTGGTGTAGCTTATGCCGAAGGACTGATTAAAAATCGCTATGTTGGACGAACCTTTATTCAGCCAACCCAAACCATGCGCGAGTCAGGTATTCGGATGAAACTCAACCCCCTTAAAGATGTGCTGGTGGGTAAACGAGTAATTATTGTTGATGACTCGATTGTGCGGGGTACTACCAGCCGTAAATTGGTTAAGACTTTGCGTGAAGCGGGTGCAGTGGAAGTACACATGCGAATTTCTTCTCCACCAGTAACTCATCCCTGCTTCTATGGCATCGATACTGATTCTCAAGATCAGCTAATTGCTGCTACCAAGTCAGTAGCGGAAATTGCCAAGCAACTGGAAGTAGACAGCCTCGCCTATCTCAGTTGGGAAGGAATGCTAGAAGCGACACGAGAAGACACTAATAGTTTTTGTTCTGCCTGCTTTACTGGAGATTATCCTGTAGCGATTCCTGAGCAAGTGAAGCGTTCTAAATTGAGTTTAGAAAAGGTAGTGGTGTAGGAATTGAAGAAGGGAATAGGGTACAGGTTACAGGTTACAGGATACAGATTATTCCCTATCACCTGTCACCTCTCCTCTAATCCCAATGCCCCATCCTCATTCAAGATAAAATAGGTAAATCACCTAAATAAAAATGGTTTATGAACCAGCCGATATCTGAGAGAGTGCGCTGGACTACCGCCGATTTAGAGTTGTTTCCAGA from Nostoc commune NIES-4072 includes:
- the purF gene encoding amidophosphoribosyltransferase, translating into MISIHSVTSDEYPDRTNNPINSHENQPDKPEEACGVFGIYAPGENVAKLTYFGLYALQHRGQESAGIATFEGTQVHLHKDMGLVSQVFNESILDHLPGSLAVGHTRYSTTGSSRKVNAQPAVLETRLGSIALAHNGNLVNTVQLRQELLEKKCNLVTTTDSEMIAFAIAEAINAGADWLEGSIQAFHRCQGAFSLVIGTPNGVMGVRDTNGIRPLVIGTLAGNPIRYVLASETCGLDIIGAEYLRDVEPGELVWITEEGLASYHWSQKPQRKLCIFEMIYFARPDSVMHNESLYSYRMRLGHQLAKESFVDADIVFGVPDSGIPAAIGFSQASGVAYAEGLIKNRYVGRTFIQPTQTMRESGIRMKLNPLKDVLVGKRVIIVDDSIVRGTTSRKLVKTLREAGAVEVHMRISSPPVTHPCFYGIDTDSQDQLIAATKSVAEIAKQLEVDSLAYLSWEGMLEATREDTNSFCSACFTGDYPVAIPEQVKRSKLSLEKVVV